From Candidatus Manganitrophus morganii, the proteins below share one genomic window:
- a CDS encoding HDOD domain-containing protein — translation MNIYLVRHPIFNRMEEVVGYEVHFRDGLGGTVGSISPDQAASKVADALYLLGINEISGGKKAFLPLTRNLLLQEAATVLPAGQVAVELLEEMEADAEVLTACRNLKQSGIPLVLGAYALQPQHASLLSLADIIKVDGAPEKGIRGLLTGATQILAAKLESRTAFEEAMTAGAHLFQGGFFSKPVLVTGKEIPGFKLNYLRILEEIQRPELDFDKLEKILKLEMSLSYKLLRYMNSAFFGWQMEIQSIKHALVMLGETGFRRWASFIAMAGLAKDKPPELVFQSTLRGRFLELLAPTFRMTHRSEDLFLMGMLSLIDGLVNRPMAEVLQEMPIAQDVKNALLGEGEGRLNDLHRLSLSYLEANWGAFEALAQKLGIDALAIPECYTAALAWATEHFQGIPTQEKEPIKN, via the coding sequence ATGAACATTTATCTGGTGCGGCATCCGATTTTCAATCGGATGGAGGAGGTGGTCGGCTACGAAGTGCACTTTCGAGACGGCCTCGGCGGGACGGTTGGGAGCATCAGCCCCGACCAGGCGGCATCAAAAGTGGCCGACGCCCTTTATCTGCTTGGGATCAACGAAATCAGCGGGGGGAAAAAGGCCTTCCTTCCCCTGACCCGCAACCTCCTGCTGCAGGAGGCGGCGACGGTGCTGCCGGCGGGCCAGGTGGCGGTGGAGCTGTTGGAAGAGATGGAGGCCGACGCCGAGGTGCTGACCGCCTGCCGGAACCTGAAGCAATCGGGGATCCCTCTGGTCCTCGGCGCCTATGCCCTGCAGCCGCAACACGCCAGCCTGCTGTCGTTGGCCGACATTATCAAAGTCGACGGCGCGCCGGAGAAGGGGATTCGAGGCCTGCTGACCGGCGCGACGCAGATCCTGGCCGCCAAGCTGGAAAGCCGCACCGCTTTTGAAGAAGCGATGACGGCGGGGGCGCATCTTTTCCAAGGGGGTTTTTTCAGCAAGCCGGTGCTGGTGACGGGGAAAGAGATCCCCGGCTTTAAGCTCAATTACCTGCGGATTCTGGAAGAGATCCAGCGGCCCGAGCTCGATTTCGACAAGCTTGAAAAAATCCTCAAACTGGAAATGTCGCTCTCCTACAAGCTCCTTCGCTATATGAATTCGGCCTTCTTCGGCTGGCAGATGGAGATCCAATCGATCAAACATGCCCTCGTCATGCTCGGAGAGACCGGGTTTCGGCGATGGGCCTCTTTCATTGCGATGGCCGGACTCGCCAAGGACAAGCCGCCCGAGCTGGTCTTTCAATCGACCTTGCGGGGCCGGTTTCTGGAACTGCTCGCCCCGACGTTCCGGATGACCCATCGGTCCGAAGATCTCTTCTTGATGGGGATGCTCTCTTTGATCGACGGCCTGGTGAACCGGCCGATGGCCGAGGTGTTGCAGGAAATGCCGATTGCGCAGGACGTTAAGAATGCTTTGCTCGGGGAGGGGGAAGGCCGGCTGAACGATCTTCACCGGCTCAGCCTCTCTTACCTGGAAGCGAACTGGGGAGCGTTCGAAGCCCTGGCGCAAAAATTGGGGATCGACGCGCTGGCGATCCCCGAATGCTACACCGCCGCCCTCGCCTGGGCCACCGAGCACTTCCAGGGAATACCGACGCAGGAAAAAGAACCGATTAAGAATTAG
- a CDS encoding ankyrin repeat domain-containing protein, whose amino-acid sequence MTFRGPIVWVALLAFPLLAAGQDQALIRQQLEEANVSFSTAGFIEQIRRGEAETVDLFLQAGMNPNVQDKSGRTALIWAAGNGHVAVVERLLDSGADLCGTGSRAQSALAWAASNGRTDAARVLLKAGARACEKEKRGITSVTAAAMNGYADTLRMLLERIDDVPYEEKAVAFASAAESGHLEVLRLLLDAGIDAEARTPSGSTALGAAALRGRGTAVTFLLDHGANPNASVDLHGTVLAAAAKGGRLDVVRLLLERGARADGAALRAAAQAGDADIVSLLLDAGAPVDARVFGGETPLIEATMARKINVVDLLIERGADVNARTLTEESPLFIAASGGDPETAALLLEGGADVHARGKEGQTPLIAAATHGHMEIVSLLSAHGAQIDVADDMGKTALVHARERGHREIVHLLMSAKKAPAPEGLNLERIKNPSIQEFEIRND is encoded by the coding sequence ATGACTTTTAGAGGGCCGATTGTTTGGGTTGCGCTGCTCGCGTTCCCCCTCCTCGCGGCGGGGCAGGACCAGGCGTTGATCCGCCAGCAGCTTGAAGAGGCGAACGTCTCCTTTTCCACCGCGGGATTCATCGAACAGATCCGGCGGGGAGAGGCGGAAACGGTCGACCTTTTTCTTCAGGCGGGAATGAATCCGAATGTCCAAGACAAAAGCGGCCGGACGGCGTTGATCTGGGCGGCCGGAAACGGACATGTCGCCGTGGTCGAGCGGCTGCTCGACAGCGGCGCCGATCTCTGCGGCACCGGCAGCCGGGCGCAATCGGCGTTGGCCTGGGCCGCTTCCAACGGCCGAACCGACGCCGCGCGGGTTCTGCTCAAGGCCGGGGCGAGGGCGTGCGAAAAGGAGAAAAGGGGGATCACCTCGGTAACCGCCGCCGCGATGAACGGCTATGCCGACACCCTCCGGATGCTCCTCGAAAGAATCGACGATGTTCCCTATGAAGAAAAGGCGGTCGCATTTGCATCGGCGGCCGAATCGGGCCATCTAGAGGTCCTTCGTCTTCTGCTCGACGCCGGCATCGATGCGGAGGCGCGGACCCCGAGTGGATCGACCGCCCTCGGCGCCGCGGCCCTTCGGGGCCGGGGGACGGCGGTGACGTTTCTTCTCGATCACGGCGCCAATCCCAATGCCTCGGTCGATCTTCATGGAACGGTGTTGGCGGCCGCCGCAAAGGGGGGCCGTCTCGATGTCGTCCGCCTTTTGCTGGAGCGGGGCGCGCGCGCTGACGGCGCGGCGCTTCGGGCGGCGGCGCAGGCGGGGGATGCCGATATCGTCTCCCTTTTGCTCGACGCGGGGGCGCCTGTCGACGCCCGCGTCTTCGGCGGCGAAACCCCGCTGATCGAAGCGACGATGGCGCGCAAAATAAACGTCGTTGATTTGCTGATCGAACGGGGCGCCGACGTCAACGCCAGGACCTTGACGGAGGAGTCGCCGCTTTTCATCGCCGCGAGCGGCGGCGATCCGGAAACGGCGGCGCTGCTCCTGGAGGGGGGCGCCGACGTTCATGCGCGGGGGAAAGAGGGGCAGACTCCCTTGATCGCGGCGGCGACGCACGGCCATATGGAAATCGTCAGCCTGTTGAGCGCGCATGGCGCCCAAATCGACGTCGCCGACGACATGGGAAAAACGGCGCTCGTTCACGCCCGGGAGCGGGGCCACCGGGAGATCGTTCATCTGCTGATGAGCGCCAAGAAGGCGCCGGCGCCGGAGGGGTTGAATCTGGAGAGAATTAAAAATCCTTCTATTCAAGAATTTGAAATAAGAAACGATTAA
- a CDS encoding response regulator, translating into MAEETKYCLCCGEDVPWNRITRDGNEELTCLYCGFILGATPLPAKTAKCIITVDDVAFVNDLLKGMLINKGLADTVMTAANGQEFIALFNARLTAKQPVDMVILDLEMPVMDGISAARMMRALEGKYQVAKSPILFFSARKSDEALKKQLGVFSPASYVNKGTSSGMDGLVERVDQLVTHLLNKQRATV; encoded by the coding sequence ATGGCAGAGGAAACCAAATATTGTCTCTGCTGCGGCGAGGATGTTCCGTGGAATCGGATCACCCGCGACGGCAATGAGGAGCTGACCTGCCTCTACTGCGGGTTCATCCTGGGGGCGACGCCGCTCCCGGCCAAGACCGCCAAGTGCATCATCACCGTCGACGATGTCGCCTTCGTCAACGATCTCTTAAAGGGGATGTTGATCAACAAGGGGCTGGCCGACACGGTGATGACCGCCGCCAACGGGCAGGAGTTTATCGCCCTCTTCAATGCGCGCCTGACCGCGAAACAGCCGGTCGACATGGTGATCCTCGATCTGGAGATGCCGGTGATGGATGGGATTTCGGCGGCCCGGATGATGCGGGCGCTCGAAGGGAAGTATCAGGTCGCCAAATCGCCGATCCTCTTCTTCTCCGCGCGAAAGTCCGATGAGGCGCTCAAGAAACAGCTCGGTGTCTTTTCCCCCGCCAGCTACGTCAACAAAGGAACGTCGTCCGGCATGGACGGCCTGGTGGAGCGGGTCGATCAGCTGGTGACGCATTTGCTCAATAAGCAGCGCGCGACTGTCTAA
- a CDS encoding nucleotidyltransferase family protein, translating to MGKIQVEIPKEEIAAFCKRNHIRKFSLFGSVLRDDFRPESDIDVLVEFDTDAKISLFDLIDMEEELASILGRKVDLIEASSLRNPFRRYEILRTQQVIYDV from the coding sequence ATGGGCAAAATTCAAGTTGAGATTCCAAAAGAAGAGATCGCGGCGTTCTGCAAACGGAATCACATCCGCAAATTCTCACTCTTCGGCTCTGTGTTGCGCGATGATTTCCGGCCGGAGAGCGACATCGATGTTTTGGTGGAGTTCGATACGGACGCAAAGATTTCTCTCTTCGATTTGATTGATATGGAAGAAGAGCTTGCGTCCATCCTGGGACGGAAAGTCGATTTGATCGAAGCCTCCTCTCTGCGCAATCCTTTTCGCCGGTACGAGATCCTCCGCACGCAACAGGTCATTTATGACGTTTGA
- a CDS encoding DUF86 domain-containing protein has protein sequence MTFESRDPAYLWDMLDAAQSIQSFTAGVDQEAYLKNQMMQYAVERQLGVIGEAARRVSEGFKKTHPEIPWREIIAQRNVLTHQYGEIRHDRIWQVITADIPALVSFLKPLIPPLPPEEP, from the coding sequence ATGACGTTTGAGTCCCGAGACCCAGCTTATCTTTGGGATATGCTCGATGCGGCCCAGAGCATCCAATCGTTCACCGCGGGAGTAGATCAGGAAGCTTATTTAAAGAACCAGATGATGCAGTATGCGGTGGAGCGCCAGCTCGGTGTGATCGGAGAGGCGGCCCGCCGAGTGTCTGAAGGGTTTAAAAAGACACATCCTGAAATCCCCTGGCGGGAAATCATCGCTCAACGAAATGTTCTCACTCATCAGTATGGTGAGATCCGGCATGATCGAATCTGGCAAGTCATCACGGCGGATATCCCTGCTTTGGTCTCATTCTTAAAGCCCCTCATTCCGCCTCTCCCGCCGGAGGAGCCATAG